The Salvia miltiorrhiza cultivar Shanhuang (shh) chromosome 1, IMPLAD_Smil_shh, whole genome shotgun sequence genome has a window encoding:
- the LOC131018249 gene encoding uncharacterized protein LOC131018249 → MGDERVKKEAMEMMDQFEVLPRLVVFDLDYTLWPFYCECLSKRDMPSLYPHAKGIIHALKDKGIDIAVASRSPAPDIANSFLEKLGIKSMFVAQEIFSSWTHKTDHFQKLKQRTGVPYNEMLFFDDEDRNIQAVSKMSVTSILVDDGVDLGALRQGLSKFSQNRSALEKNKQRWRNFSQKSTSSENQ, encoded by the exons atgggagaCGAGCGGGTGAAGAAAGAGGCTATGGAGATGATGGATCAATTTGAGGTGCTGCCTCGTCTTGTCGTCTTTGACCTCGATTATACTCTCTGGCCCTTCTACTG TGAATGTCTCTCCAAGCGTGACATGCCATCACTATATCCGCATGCCAAAGGCATAATACATGCTCTCAAGGATAAAGGTATTGATATCGCTGTTGCCTCAAGATCACCAGCTCCGGATATAGCCAACAGTTTTCTTGAGAAATTGGGAATAAAATCAATGTTTGTTGCTCAG GAGATATTCTCGAGTTGGACCCACAAGACTGATCATTTTCAGAAACTGAAGCAGAGGACTGGTGTTCCGTACAATGAAATGCTCTTTTTTGATGATGAAGATCGCAACATACAAGCA GTCTCGAAAATGAGTGTTACGAGTATTTTGGTGGACGACGGCGTTGATCTTGGAGCTTTGAGGCAGGGGCTCTCTAAGTTCTCACAAAATAGGTCAGCATTGGAAAAGAACAAGCAGAGATGGCggaatttttcacaaaaatccACTTCTTCAGAAAATCAGTAG
- the LOC131018254 gene encoding guanosine nucleotide diphosphate dissociation inhibitor At5g09550-like, which yields MDEEYDVIVLGTGLKECILSGLLSVDGLKVLHMDKNDYYGGESSSLNLNQLWKRFRGEEHPPESLGASREYNVDMIPKFMMANGTLVRVLIHANVTKYLNFKAVDGSFVYNKGKIHKVPATDVEALKSPLMGLFEKRRARKFFVFVQDFDESDPKTHHGMDLNTITARQLISKYELEDDTIDFIGHALALHFSDEYLDKPALTFVKRMKLYAESLARFQSGSPYIYPMYGLGELPQAFARLSAVYGGTYMLNKPDCKVEYDNGVAIGVTSEGETAKCKKVVCDPSYLSDKVEKVGKVARAVIIMSHPIPDTHESHSAQVIIPQKQLGRKSDMYLFCCSYYHNVAPKGKYIAFVLTEAETDNPEAELKPGVDLLGPVDEIFYETYDRYKPTNDCDSDHCYISMSYDPSTHFESTVEDVLAMYTKITGKVLDLSVDLSAASAGEQ from the exons ATGGATGAAGAGTACGATGTCATTGTTCTCGGCACTGGTCTTAAAGAATGTATTCTCAGTGGCCTTCTCTCCGTCGATGGCTTAAAA GTACTACACATGGACAAAAATGACTATTATGGAGGAGAGTCCAGCTCTCTCAATTTGAATCAG CTGTGGAAGCGGTTCAGGGGAGAGGAGCATCCGCCTGAGAGTTTAGGCGCGAGCAGAGAGTACAACGTTGATATGATCCCAAAG TTCATGATGGCGAATGGAACTTTGGTGCGCGTCTTGATTCATGCGAATGTCACCAAGTACCTCAACTTCAAGGCCGTAGATGGTAGTTTTGTCTACAATAAAGGAAAG ATCCACAAGGTCCCGGCAACTGATGTGGAGGCACTGAAATCACCACTAATGGGGCTATTTGAGAAGAGGCGGGCGCGCAAGTTCTTTGTTTTTGTTCAAGACTTTGACGAGAGTGATCCCAAGACTCATCATGGGATGGATTTGAACACCATTACAGCGAGACAGCTTATCTC AAAGTATGAACTGGAAGATGACACGATTGATTTTATAGGCCATGCTCTAGCTCTGCATTTTAGCGATGAATACTTGGACAAGCCAGCCCTCACATTTGTCAAGAGAATGAAG CTGTATGCAGAATCTTTGGCACGATTTCAATCCGGATCTCCTTACATCTATCCCATGTACGGCCTGGGAGAATTGCCTCAG GCATTTGCTCGTCTGAGCGCAGTTTATGGTGGGACTTACATGTTAAACAAACCAGACTGTAAG GTGGAATATGATAATGGAGTAGCAATTGGAGTAACATCTGAAGGAGAAACAGCTAAATGCAAGAAAGTTGTCTGTGACCCCTCATATTTATCCGATAAG GTTGAAAAGGTAGGCAAAGTTGCGCGTGCTGTCATTATAATGAGCCACCCTATCCCAGACACTCACGAGTCACACTCAGCTCAAGTCATCATCCCACAGAAGCAGCTTGGCCGTAAATCAGACAT GTATCTGTTCTGCTGTTCGTACTATCACAATGTGGCGCCAAAAGGCAAATACATAGCTTTTGTTTTGACAGAAGCTGAGACTGACAACCCGGAGGCTGAGCTGAAGCCCGGGGTGGACCTTCTCGGACCAGTTGATGAGATATTCTATGAAACCTATGACAGATACAAACCTACTAATGACTGTGATTCTGACCATTGCTATATTTCTATG AGTTATGACCCATCCACACACTTTGAGTCCACTGTGGAGGATGTTTTGGCTATGTACACCAAGATAACTGGAAAG GTTCTTGATTTGTCAGTGGATCTTAGTGCAGCAAGTGCTGGTGAACAATGA